A genome region from Anastrepha ludens isolate Willacy chromosome 3, idAnaLude1.1, whole genome shotgun sequence includes the following:
- the LOC128858370 gene encoding protein-tyrosine sulfotransferase isoform X3, which produces MRLQYRNKKATLWVMVAVVVVTMFVFKFTEFAPTCFFKNDVTSPDGSLMVHEEKYVVGEDQKAYSYGREMPLIFIGGVPRSGTTLMRAMLDAHPDVRCGQETRVIPRILQLRSHWMKSEKESMRLMEAGITKEVMNSAIAQFCLEIIAKHGEPAPRLCNKDPLTLKMGSYVIELFPNAKFLFMVRDGRATVHSIISRHVTITGFDLTSYRQCMRKWNGAIEVMHNQCKEIGKERCMMVYYEQLVLHPEEWMRKILKFLDVPWNDAVLHHEEFINKPNGVPLSKVERSSDQVIKPVNLEAMSKWVGNIPENVVRDMADIAPMLSILGYDPYANPPDYGKGQPATMGK; this is translated from the exons ATGCGTCTGCAATATCGCAACAAAAAAGCCACGCTATGGGTGATGGTCGCCGTTGTCGTTGTCACTATGTTCGTCTTCAAATTCACCGAATTCGCACCAACTTGTTTCTTTAAGAACGACGTGACATCACCGGATGGATCGCTAATGGTGCACGAAGAG AAATATGTTGTGGGCGAAGATCAAAAAGCTTACTCATATGGTCGCGAAATGCCGCTTATATTTATTGGCGGCGTGCCCAGATCAGGAACGACGCTGATGCGCGCCATGTTGGATGCACATCCGGATGTGAG ATGTGGCCAGGAGACACGTGTCATACCACGTATACTGCAATTACGCTCTCACTGGATGAAATCGGAGAAGGAATCGATGCGACTGATGGAGGCGGGCATCACCAAAGAGGTGATGAACAGTGCCATAGCGCAATTTTGTCTAGAAATCATCGCCAAACACGGTGAACCAGCGCCGCGACTATGTAACAAGGACCCGCTGACACTGAAGATGGGCTCCTACGTGATAGAACTATTTCCAAAT GCGAAGTTCTTGTTTATGGTACGAGATGGACGCGCCACAGTGCATTCAATCATCTCGCGGCATGTGACGATAACCGGTTTCGATTTGACCAGCTACCGGCAATGTATGCGGAAGTGGAACGGCGCCATCGAAGTGATGCACAATCAATGCAAGGAGATTGGCAAGGAGCGCTGCATGATG GTTTATTATGAACAATTAGTTTTACATCCCGAGGAGTGGatgcgaaaaatattaaaatttctggaTGTACCATGGAACGATGCGGTGCTGCATCACGAGGAATTCATTAACAAACCAAATGGTGTGCCGCTGTCCAA GGTCGAGCGTTCCTCGGATCAAGTTATCAAGCCCGTGAATTTAGAAGCGATGTCCAAGTGGGTGGGTAACATACCCGAAAATGTGGTGCGCGATATGGCCGATATTGCGCCAATGTTGTCTATTCTGGGGTATGATCCCTATGCGAATCCGCCGGATTATG gtaAAGGCCAACCAGCAACAATGGGAAAATAA
- the LOC128858370 gene encoding protein-tyrosine sulfotransferase isoform X2, which translates to MRLQYRNKKATLWVMVAVVVVTMFVFKFTEFAPTCFFKNDVTSPDGSLMVHEEKYVVGEDQKAYSYGREMPLIFIGGVPRSGTTLMRAMLDAHPDVRCGQETRVIPRILQLRSHWMKSEKESMRLMEAGITKEVMNSAIAQFCLEIIAKHGEPAPRLCNKDPLTLKMGSYVIELFPNAKFLFMVRDGRATVHSIISRHVTITGFDLTSYRQCMRKWNGAIEVMHNQCKEIGKERCMMVYYEQLVLHPEEWMRKILKFLDVPWNDAVLHHEEFINKPNGVPLSKVERSSDQVIKPVNLEAMSKWVGNIPENVVRDMADIAPMLSILGYDPYANPPDYGKPDAWVQDNTFKSIKYEFPFYESS; encoded by the exons ATGCGTCTGCAATATCGCAACAAAAAAGCCACGCTATGGGTGATGGTCGCCGTTGTCGTTGTCACTATGTTCGTCTTCAAATTCACCGAATTCGCACCAACTTGTTTCTTTAAGAACGACGTGACATCACCGGATGGATCGCTAATGGTGCACGAAGAG AAATATGTTGTGGGCGAAGATCAAAAAGCTTACTCATATGGTCGCGAAATGCCGCTTATATTTATTGGCGGCGTGCCCAGATCAGGAACGACGCTGATGCGCGCCATGTTGGATGCACATCCGGATGTGAG ATGTGGCCAGGAGACACGTGTCATACCACGTATACTGCAATTACGCTCTCACTGGATGAAATCGGAGAAGGAATCGATGCGACTGATGGAGGCGGGCATCACCAAAGAGGTGATGAACAGTGCCATAGCGCAATTTTGTCTAGAAATCATCGCCAAACACGGTGAACCAGCGCCGCGACTATGTAACAAGGACCCGCTGACACTGAAGATGGGCTCCTACGTGATAGAACTATTTCCAAAT GCGAAGTTCTTGTTTATGGTACGAGATGGACGCGCCACAGTGCATTCAATCATCTCGCGGCATGTGACGATAACCGGTTTCGATTTGACCAGCTACCGGCAATGTATGCGGAAGTGGAACGGCGCCATCGAAGTGATGCACAATCAATGCAAGGAGATTGGCAAGGAGCGCTGCATGATG GTTTATTATGAACAATTAGTTTTACATCCCGAGGAGTGGatgcgaaaaatattaaaatttctggaTGTACCATGGAACGATGCGGTGCTGCATCACGAGGAATTCATTAACAAACCAAATGGTGTGCCGCTGTCCAA GGTCGAGCGTTCCTCGGATCAAGTTATCAAGCCCGTGAATTTAGAAGCGATGTCCAAGTGGGTGGGTAACATACCCGAAAATGTGGTGCGCGATATGGCCGATATTGCGCCAATGTTGTCTATTCTGGGGTATGATCCCTATGCGAATCCGCCGGATTATGGTAAGCCAGATGCTTGGGTACAGGACAATACGTTTaag TCCATTAAATACGAATTTCCGTTCTATGAGTCAAGTTGa
- the LOC128858370 gene encoding protein-tyrosine sulfotransferase isoform X1 yields the protein MRLQYRNKKATLWVMVAVVVVTMFVFKFTEFAPTCFFKNDVTSPDGSLMVHEEKYVVGEDQKAYSYGREMPLIFIGGVPRSGTTLMRAMLDAHPDVRCGQETRVIPRILQLRSHWMKSEKESMRLMEAGITKEVMNSAIAQFCLEIIAKHGEPAPRLCNKDPLTLKMGSYVIELFPNAKFLFMVRDGRATVHSIISRHVTITGFDLTSYRQCMRKWNGAIEVMHNQCKEIGKERCMMVYYEQLVLHPEEWMRKILKFLDVPWNDAVLHHEEFINKPNGVPLSKVERSSDQVIKPVNLEAMSKWVGNIPENVVRDMADIAPMLSILGYDPYANPPDYGKPDAWVQDNTFKVKANQQQWENKARNELHLVQHQVPKDSKSQEADDNNNNNNNNNNKQRRRHTNNNENNNNDNANQAIMDYEDDNADQNNNNNNNPSPQERDETQDDNLVWVRPLNGGGSVNGQRLGKGAHFSTSSDTDAQDQRT from the exons ATGCGTCTGCAATATCGCAACAAAAAAGCCACGCTATGGGTGATGGTCGCCGTTGTCGTTGTCACTATGTTCGTCTTCAAATTCACCGAATTCGCACCAACTTGTTTCTTTAAGAACGACGTGACATCACCGGATGGATCGCTAATGGTGCACGAAGAG AAATATGTTGTGGGCGAAGATCAAAAAGCTTACTCATATGGTCGCGAAATGCCGCTTATATTTATTGGCGGCGTGCCCAGATCAGGAACGACGCTGATGCGCGCCATGTTGGATGCACATCCGGATGTGAG ATGTGGCCAGGAGACACGTGTCATACCACGTATACTGCAATTACGCTCTCACTGGATGAAATCGGAGAAGGAATCGATGCGACTGATGGAGGCGGGCATCACCAAAGAGGTGATGAACAGTGCCATAGCGCAATTTTGTCTAGAAATCATCGCCAAACACGGTGAACCAGCGCCGCGACTATGTAACAAGGACCCGCTGACACTGAAGATGGGCTCCTACGTGATAGAACTATTTCCAAAT GCGAAGTTCTTGTTTATGGTACGAGATGGACGCGCCACAGTGCATTCAATCATCTCGCGGCATGTGACGATAACCGGTTTCGATTTGACCAGCTACCGGCAATGTATGCGGAAGTGGAACGGCGCCATCGAAGTGATGCACAATCAATGCAAGGAGATTGGCAAGGAGCGCTGCATGATG GTTTATTATGAACAATTAGTTTTACATCCCGAGGAGTGGatgcgaaaaatattaaaatttctggaTGTACCATGGAACGATGCGGTGCTGCATCACGAGGAATTCATTAACAAACCAAATGGTGTGCCGCTGTCCAA GGTCGAGCGTTCCTCGGATCAAGTTATCAAGCCCGTGAATTTAGAAGCGATGTCCAAGTGGGTGGGTAACATACCCGAAAATGTGGTGCGCGATATGGCCGATATTGCGCCAATGTTGTCTATTCTGGGGTATGATCCCTATGCGAATCCGCCGGATTATGGTAAGCCAGATGCTTGGGTACAGGACAATACGTTTaag gtaAAGGCCAACCAGCAACAATGGGAAAATAAAGCGAGGAATGAGTTGCATCTGGTCCAGCATCAAGTACCAAAAGATTCCAAATCACAAGAGGCGGAcgataacaacaataataataataacaacaacaataaacaacgACGGCGTCATACCAATAACaacgaaaataacaataatgacAATGCCAACCAGGCAATAATGGACTATGAAGATGACAACGCCGaccaaaacaacaataacaacaataatccATCACCACAGGAGCGCGACGAAACACAGGATGATAATCTTGTGTGGGTAAGGCCGTTAAATGGCGGCGGCAGTGTCAATGGACAGCGATTAGGAAAGGGCGCACACTTTAGCACCAGTAGTGATACGGATGCACAAGACCAGCGTACATGA